The Oncorhynchus tshawytscha isolate Ot180627B linkage group LG30, Otsh_v2.0, whole genome shotgun sequence genome includes a region encoding these proteins:
- the LOC112228159 gene encoding uncharacterized protein LOC112228159, with protein MRPRSRLLAKRWLPTIREGYEELVQDMNQANSRHLPPHVQAHSLSTHDYFLSICQLARPTFPQGEPDCDILTVGTLTSLRPCLRLHRLRDPVPPCLPLISKVSRHTQLEQEESQNECSGPERVVDVSSRQTSSRVVPSVSDPLEFLYGHREGLLSAACRAHDSQGRMGEGSQSVTQSRPQPPVHADSFPRMCSSPLTQRKNSCRELWLVEPSDQKNPNPDPAPPETSSSDQQKPDASSSFSWRFQNNPDRAPAGERGKCTRYMDHHTMVSHWIADCRSAWREARIRACMLPPIAEM; from the coding sequence ATGCGACCCCGCTCCAGACTCCTGGCTAAGAGGTGGCTGCCCACCATCAGGGAGGGCTATGAGGAGCTGGTCCAGGACATGAACCAGGCCAACAGCCGCCACCTCCCTCCCCATGTTCAGGCCCACTCACTGTCTACCCATGACTACTTCCTGTCCATCTGCCAGCTCGCCCGTCCAACCTTCCCCCAGGGCGAACCTGACTGTGACATCCTCACGGTGGGCACTCTGACCTCCCTGAGGCCTTGTCTGAGGCTGCACAGACTGAGGGACCCTGTGCCACCCTGTCTGCCTCTGATCTCTAAGGTCAGCCGCCACACACAGTTAGAGCAGGAGGAGAGTCAGAATGAGTGTAGTGGCCCAGAGAGAGTGGTGGATGTCAGTTCACGTCAGACCTCCAGTAGGGTTGTCCCCAGTGTCTCTGACCCCCTGGAGTTCCTCTACGGTCACAGGGAAGGACTCCTCTCTGCCGCCTGTCGCGCCCATGACTCACAGGGCCGCATGGGCGAAGGGAGTCAGAGTGTGACGCAGAGTCGACCACAACCCCCGGTACATGCCGACAGTTTCCCCCGCATGTGTTCCTCGCCGCTGACCCAGCGCAAAAACAGCTGCCGTGAGCTATGGCTGGTGGAACCCAGTGACCAAAAGAACCCAAACCCTGACCCTGCTCCACCAGAGACATCCTCATCAGACCAGCAGAAACCTGATGCCTCCAGCTCATTCTCATGGAGGTTCCAGAACAACCCAGACAGGGCgcctgcaggtgagagggggaagTGCACTCGCTACATGGACCATCACACAATGGTGTCACACTGGATCGCTGACTGTCGCTCGGCCTGGAGAGAAGCCAGAATCAGGGCATGCATGCTTCCGCCCATCGCAGAGATGTAA